From the genome of Triticum aestivum cultivar Chinese Spring chromosome 3B, IWGSC CS RefSeq v2.1, whole genome shotgun sequence, one region includes:
- the LOC123064892 gene encoding putative cytochrome c oxidase subunit 5C-4, giving the protein MSTTAHKVATQAASAAGARMKGPLPPSVVREIVYGMSLGLFAGYLWKLHHWSNQRRTREFYSLLDEGRITVVVDEPAGAKE; this is encoded by the coding sequence ATGTCGACGACTGCGCACAAGGTGGCGACgcaggcggcgtcggcggcgggggcgAGAATGAAGGGTCCACTGCCGCCGAGCGTGGTGAGGGAGATCGTGTACGGGATGAGCCTGGGGCTCTTCGCGGGGTACCTGTGGAAACTGCACCACTGGAGCAACCAGCGCCGCACCCGCGAGTTCTACAGCCTGCTCGACGAGGGCAGGATCACCGTCGTCGTCGACGAGCCGGCCGGAGCCAAGGAGTAG